The Roseibium sp. Sym1 nucleotide sequence TATTGCCCATGTCGGCAACTGGGAACGGGACATAGCCACCAACGAAATCCGGGGTTCGGAAGAATTTTTCAGGATCATGGGCCTGTCGGCGGAGCTACCGGCGAAGGAAATACAGCAACAGATCTTTGCCCGCATACCGAGCCACGAGCATCATGCCGCCCTCGGCCTGGTCCGCAAGGCAATCGAGACCTGCAGCGAATTCGATGTCGAACATTCGCTCATCCAGGAAGACGGCGGTCAAAAACACCTGCATGTGCGGGGATATGTGCTTCCCGATGCGGACGGCCAGCCTGCGAAGGTGGTCGGTATCGTTCACGACATCACCGAACGCCGCCACGCGGAACGGCGCAACCAGCTGCTTGCCAGCATTCTGGAATCCTCCCTGAACGAGATCTACATCCTGAATGCCAGCACCTTCCACATCGAATATGCGAACCAGTGCGCGCTCGACAACCTTGGCTACAGTCTCGAGGAACTGAAGTCGCAGCGGATCTGGGACATCGATCCGGTCTATGACATGGCAACCGTGCGCCGTCACGTGGAGCCGCTGCTGGACGGCGTTCAGGTGAGCCTTTCGGTGGAAAGCGTGCACCGGCGCAAGAACGGCAGCGAATACCCGGTCGACCTGCGTGTTCAGTTGATGAAAGACCAGGACAGGGACCTCTTTGTCGCCATCGCAAACGATGTGTCCGAACGGGTACAGCGCGAAAACGAGACCCGTGAGGCCAAGGTCCGCGCGGAACGCCTGGCCTATTTCGACCCGTTGACCAAGCTCTCGAACCGGGCCGGCTGCCAGCGAGACGCCAAGATCCGGTTCGCCAGGGAGGAAAAGCCGGCGTTCCTGGTTCATGTCGACATGGACGGCTTCAAGAGGGTCAACGACACGCTCGGGCACCTTGCCGGCGATCACTGCCTGGAGGAGACCGGCCGCCGGCTCAGGGAAATCTGCCGCGGCCTGGGCACCGCCTATCGCTGGGGCGGAGACGAATTCGTCATCCTCGCCGAAAGCGGCAGCTCGGATCCCAACGAATTGTGCGAACGCGCACGCCGTCTCATGCGCCAGCCGATGGACTACAACGGCAACCGTTTCTGGCCCACGGTCAGCATGGGGCTCGCACTGTGTCCGGAAGACGGTGGCGACTTCGACACGTTGCTGGTCAATGCCGACCTGGCGCTTTACCAGTCCAAGGAAAACGGCAAGGATCGTTACACGTTCTTCAAGCCGGACATGCGCGCGGACAGCGAAACCGAGGCCAGACTGGAACGGGAGTTGAAGGACGCCCTCAAGAACGACGAGTTCTTCCTGGTGTTCCAGCCGCAGGTCAATCTCCGCTCCCAGGCCGTGACGGGTATCGAGGCCCTGGTCCGCTGGCAGCATCCCGAGCGCGGCGTGATCTCCCCCGGCGAATTTCTTCCGATTGTCGAGAAGTCCGGATTGGCGCCGATGCTCGGGGAAATCGTCATCGACAAGGCGCTGGCGGCCGCGCGGCACTGGCTTGACAGCGGACTGGATTTCGGACGCGTCTCCGTGAACGTCTCGCCTTCGCACCTGGCATCGGGAAAACTTCTGGAACACTTCAATGCGGCCATGTCCAAACACGAGGTCGGTCCGGAGCGGATCACGGCCGAGGTGCTGGAATCGGTCTTCCTCAACGATTCAAGATCCGGTCATCTGCTGACCCTCAAGCAATTGTTCGATCTTGGAGTGCATGTCGAACTCGATGATTTCGGAACCGGTTATGCGTCGCTGTCCCACGTCACGGACCTTCCTATCAACGGTCTGAAGATCGACCGCTCGTTCACGAAACAGATGCTGCAGGACGCCAAGAAGGAAGTCGTGGTCAACCAGCTGATTCATCTGGCCCGCTCCCTGAACATCGGCATTGTTTGCGAAGGGGTCGAGACGGAAGCGCAATACGACCGTCTGCGCATGATGGGTGACTTCTCCATTCAGGGTTACCTGATCGCCCGTCCGATGCCTTTCGACCAGGCAACCGACTGGATGTCGGAATCGGTAGACGACCTCTATTTTGTCATCTAGAGCGTTTTCCGACCCATAAGGGTCATTTGACCGAGACGGTTTGGCGCGCTGGCCAGGCGGGTCACGCGCGGTGGTGTTTCCCACCACAAGGGTGGGCCAACGACGCCGGCGCGCCAAACCGTCCGGCCCAATTTCAATTGTTTCTCATACGCATCCGGGCTGTTGCGGGTGAGAGTATCCGGCCCATCGGCAGCGTTGCGCCGCTTGCCCGATGCACCGCATCGCGCTTCGCGGCGCGCCTTGCCGACTGAACCGGATACACTCATCAAATGATCCTGATTGATCGGAAAACGCTCTAACCGTCCCCGCCCTGCCTCAGCAGCCTTTTGAATACCGGCTTCTCCCGGCATTTTCACATGCCGGGGGTTGGAAAACCGTTTTGGCCCACCACATAAAGTGAACAACGTTCACTATAAGGATGTGCCTCATGTTCAATCCCCACACTTGCCCAAGGATCGGTCTTGCCCTGGGCGGCGGGGGAGCCCGCGGGCTCGCCCATATTCCCGTCCTGGAGGCGTTCGACGACCTGGGCCTGAAACCGGCGCGGATTGCGGGAACATCCATCGGGGCCATCATGGGCGCGGTCTATGGTAACGGCCGCAGCGGCGAGGATATCCGGGACATCACGCGTTCGCTCTTCGCGGACCGCAACAGCGTCCTTTCCCGCCTGTGGCAGCTCAGGCCCAAACGCTTCGCGGACATGATCCGGTCCACGCCGGTCCAATTCGATCCTCAGCGGGTTCTGGAGGTGTTCATCGGTGAATACCTGCCGGAACGGTTCGAGGATCTCCAGATACCCCTGCGCATGCACGCCGCTGATTTCTACGGCTGCGAGGAAGTCGCCTTCGACAGCGGCCCGATTCTGCCGGCCCTTGCCGCATCGATCGCGATGCCGGCGGTTTTCCGTCCCGTCCTGCATGAGCGCCGATGCCTGATCGACGGCGGCGTTGTCAATCCACTGCCGTTTGACGGGTTGCGCGAGGACTGCGACATCGTTGTCGCGGTAGATGTGGTTGGCGCGCCCGTCCCCCGGGACGACAAGGACGACATCACCATGCTGGACTCGTTGTTCGGCTCGTCACAGATCCTGATGCAGACCATCACCAAGCAAAAACTGAAGATGGATCAACCGGATATCCTGTTGCGCCCGCCGCACGACCCGATCCGGGTCCTGGACTTCATGAAAGCGGAACGCGTTCTGGGCAACGCCGAATCCCTGAGAACCGTCGCCCGGGAACAATTGACAAGCCTGATAAAAGAACCAATGAAAGTTACTTGAAGGCAACATACGCACAATTGACCAGATAAATCGTTTTTATTAGAGCCGCTTTTGCCTTTAACAAAACATTAATAAAAATCCCAAATAATTTTCTTAATATATTAGGAGCAGGACAAATGCAGCCATCAGGATCGACAGATTTGGAATCATGTCCGGTGTCGGACGATTTGTTGAAACGGCTGCTCGAGACAACGCTGGGCGCGGTCAAGGATCTCGGACGCCAGCTGCCTGACAATCAGCGGGCCGCCCTGGCTGTCTATTGCTACCGCCGCGCCCACTTCCGCCGACTTGGCCTGGCACTGGCGGCCCTTTGCAGCCGCCATGCCCTGATCGCCGAGGCGGGACATGCCGGCGAGGTGATCTTCCGCCAGGCCAGCACGGGCACAGACATCGACAAGGACAACCGGCACAGGGGCCACAAGGCGCCCGTCAGCCTGCATGTGATCTGACATTTCCCTTCCGGGGCAGGTTCTTCCTCCCACCCGCCCCCACCTCAGGCAACCGCCTTCGCAGCATCTTGCGCGAGCCGGTTGCCTTTTCTTTTGGCACTTTGCCTCCCTGGCCTTCAGGAAAGCGGCAATCGCGGGTCAGACCGGACGCCGCGCCTTGCCACGACGTGTCTTCCCCCTACCCTTAAGCGGACAGACCAGACACGGGTGGCACATGATGGCTTCGTTTCTTTCCGTTCTTCTCCGGTTCCTCCACCGCCACAAGAGGCGTTCAGCAAAGATCCTGAGCGCCCCGGCCGGGCTGGCCCTGTTGCTTGCGGCGGTGTCGCCCGCCCAGGCCATTTGCCAGCTGGTCGCGCAAGCCCCTTTCAAATCGGCCCAGCCCGGCGAAATGCGGGTCTGGCAAGCGGCGATCCAGACCGGTGAAGTCCAGATCCGCTACATCGGTCATTCCACCTTCGAACTCGAGACGCCGAAAGGCATCCGGATCGCGACAGACTACAATGACAGCGTCCGGCCGTTCCTGCCGCCCACCGTGGCAACCATGAACGGCGCCCACAGCACCCATTACTCCCTCAGTCCCGACCCGAACATCGAACATCTGCTTTACGGCTGGAATCCGAAGGGCGGACCGATGGACCACGACCTGACGGTCGGGGATGTCCGCATACGGAACATTCAGACCAACATTCGCGGCTGGGACGGCGAGAGCCGGCGCCTCGGCAATTCGATCTTCATCTTCGAGGTTGCGGATCTGTGCATTGCCCATCTCGGCCACCTGCACCACAGGCTGACACAGGAGGACCTGACCCGGCTGGGTCAGATCGACGTGGTGTTCGCCGCGATCGACAACACCTCGACCCTGCGCCTCGACAGTCTGATGGAGGTCCTGGAAAGCATCGGCCCCGCGATGGTGATCCCGATGCATTTTCATTTTGCCGGCGCCCTGCAGGCGTTCACCGGGCGGGCCCTTGAGGCCGGCTATGAGGTCGTGCGGGCGGAAACGCCTTCCGTGATCGTCAGCCGGACCAGCCTGCCAATCAAGCCGACGGTCTACATCATGATGCCGGGCGGCGCCTGAACGGGAACGAGAGAGAGAGAGAGACGCGTCCGTCTCAGCCCTTGAAGCGCAGGAACAGGACCTGGCTGTCCCCGGCCTGCCGGGTGTCCAGACTTTCAAATGGCTGCGGAATGTCGACCTCGGCAGAGGCGCGTTCCTCCAGGACACAGAGCGCCCCCGGCTTCAGCCAGCCGCCGGCGGCGGCCGACGCCAGGGCCTTCTCGCCGAGCCCCTTGTCATAAGGCGGATCGGCGAACACAAGGTCGAACGGGGCGATCGTGCCGGCCGCGCCCATGCGCGTTGCATCGCGGCGGAAGATCTTCGCAACTCCGTTCAGCCCGAGCGTCTCCATGTTGCGGCGGATCACCCCGCGGGCCTCGGTGCCGTCCTCTATGAAGGTGCAGTGACCCGCGCCCCGGCTGATCGCCTCGAATCCGAGCGCCCCCGTGCCGGCAAACAGATCGAGCACGCGGACGCCGTCAAGGTCCATTTCCAGGCCGTGGGCCAGAATATTGAACACGGTCTCGCGCAGCCGGTCGCTTGTCGGCCGGGTTCCCTGCGACTTGGGCGTGGCCAGCGCCGTTCCCTTGAACCGTCCGGCAACAATTCTCACGAACGGTCTCCGCGCCGCGGGCCGCGTCCCCCCCTGGGCGGTCCGCGGCGGTCGTCCTTGTCACGGTCCGTGCGGCTCTGCTGCTGCTTGTCCTCGACGAGGCCGTCCTCACCCCAGATTTTTCGCGGCGGCGGCGACCGGCGTTCTTCCCCATAGTCCTTGCGCGGTTTCGGGCTGGACGTCATGCGGAAGCGCGAACGCGGCGACACCTTTTCCTGGCGCGGGCCGTTGTTCTTGCGCGGTCCCTGACCCGGACCCTTGCTCGGACCCTTGCTCGGGCCCTTGCCGCGCTCCTGCTTGCGTTCGGAGCGGTCTGCTTTGGCCGCCTTGCGGCGGTCGGTCTCGCTCTTGCCTTCGCGCGCGGTCATCCATTTGCCCTGCGCGGCGTCACGCTTGTCGCCGGTCCTGCCGCCACGCTTGTTGCCCGCCGTCTTCTTTTCCGGCTCCTGCTTGGGCGCATGGAAGATGGGAGCGTCGAAATCGGCACCGGCCTCCTCGGCCAACGCATCGCCAAGCTGATCGCGCAACACCCTGCCGCGGATCTCGCGGACATTGTTCTCCGGCAGGTCCATCAGCTGGAACGGGCCATAGGACAGCCGGATCAGCCTGTTCACCGTCAGGCCGAGATGCTCCAGCACCCGCTTGACCTCGCGGTTCTTGCCTTCGCGCAGGCCGACCGTCATCCAGACATTGTCGCCCTGCTCCTTGTCGAGCGTTGCCTCGATGGCGCCATAAAGGACACCCTCGATGGCAACGCCATCCTTCAGCCCGTCGAGATCGGCCTGGGTGACCTTGCCGAAAGCCCGCACCCGGTAACGGCGCAGCCACCCGGTCGAGGGCAGTTCGAGGACGCGTGCGAGCCCGCCGTCATTCGTCAGCAGCAACAGACCTTCGGTGTTGATGTCGAGCCGGCCGACCGTCAGAACACGGGGAAGATCTTCCGGCAGACGGTCGAACACCGTCGGACGGCCCTCAGGATCCTTGTTGGTGGTCACCAGGCCGCGGGGCTTGTGATAAAGCCACAGCCGTGTGCGCTCACGCATGGGCAGCGGCTCTCCATCCACCAGGACCTTGTCGTCGGCCGTGACGGTGATCGCCGGCGTCGTCAGCACCTTGCCGTTGAGCTGGACCCGGCCGTTCTCGATCCAGGTCTCGGCTTCCCGGCGCGAACACAGGCCCGCGCGCGCCATCACCTTGGCAATGCGCTCGCCGCGCCCGCCCGTATCGTCGCCGTCGCGGATCGCAGCCGGCACCGGTGCGGTCTTTTTGGGCCCGGGCCTCTTGCCGCCCGGTTTGCGTGAATCGCCGGGAGCTGAGCGGCGCTTGTCCGCCGCACGTTTGTCGCGTCCCTGGCCGTTTCCACGGCCCGGGCGATCGGAAGAATTTCTTGTCATCATGCGCGCGTCATAGCAGAGCTTGAGCCTTTCGGGAATCGCTTGTTTGCACCATCTGGCGCATGGGTCACCTGCCGAGGCCGCATGGCTCGCCACCACCGGGGCTGACGGCGAGAGCAAATCCAACTATGAAGGCAATGGCCGTCCCCTCCAATCCCGCGATGCGAATGCACATGAGCGCACCTGAGACACAGTCCCGACAAACCACCTTCATGGACCTGGCCATCGAAGAGGCGGAACGTGCCGCGGAGCGCGGCGAGGTCCCCGTCGGGGCGGTTCTGGTGCGGGACGGCCAGGTCCTGGCCCGTGACGGCAACCGGACGCTGGAGCTGAACGATCCGACCGCCCACGCGGAAATACAGGTGATCCGCGCGGCCTGCAGTGCACTGGGTTCGCAGCGCCTGCCGGACTGCGACCTCTATGTCACGCTGGAGCCCTGTCCAATGTGCGCCGGGGCGATTTCCTTCGCCAGGATCCGCCGTCTCTACTATGGCGCGGACGACGAAAAAGGCGGCGCCGTCGACAACGGGCCCCGTTTCTTCAGCCAGCCGACCTGTCATCACGCACCGGACGTCTATTCCGGGGTCAACGCGTCCGGAGCCGCGCAGCTCCTCAAGTCGTTTTTCCAGTCGCGCCGCTAGCCCGGCGCCACGTGGCACAACGGCAACACCGCCTGCAAAAACACGCGCGATGCCGGATTTCCCGCGCTCCATGGGGAGAAATTATCATGTACAGATATGATAATGGCGTCAGGATCGTTTCCATATGCCATCGGGGTATCACATGACACGTCTTGCCGTTCTTGGCGCATTCGCCGGTCTTCTTGCCGCGGCAAATCCGGCGCATTCCGCCGACCTGCCCGTGGCTCCCGAACCGGTCGACTACGTTCGCATCTGTGACGCCTACGGTGCCCGCTTCTACTACATTCCAGGCACCGAGACCTGCCTGCGGGTCGGCGGACGTGTCCGGACGGAGTTCCGGTTCCGCAATTTCGGCGAGGCCGAGAACGCCTGGGGTGACCGGGACACGGACGGCTACCAGTGGCGATCACGCGGATACCTTTATCTGGACGCCTACACGGAGACCGAACTCGGCACCTTGCGCGCCTTCATCGAGACCTACATGACGGTCACCAACGGCAACGAAACCTCAACGCTGGACAAGGCCTATATCCAGTGGGGCGGGCTTCTGGCCGGGCGCAACGGGTCAAATTTCGATTTCTTCACCGGTTACGCTTTCGGTGCCCAGATTTCGAGTTATTCCGACCAGAAAACCAACCAGCTTGCCTATACCCTCCCCTTCGGAGACGGTTACAGTGCGACTGTCGCGGTCGAGGATCAGGCGGAACGCACAACCAACATTGGCCTGAACGGCGGCACACTCGCCTATGGCGGTACCCGCATGCCGGATTTCGTCGCAGCGCTCGGCCTGAACCAGCGCTGGGGCGAGGTCCAGATCATGGGCGCGCTGCACCAGGTTTATCCGAACGCCACCTATAACGGTATCACCGGCAGTTCCGAGGATACACTCGGCTGGGCTGTCGGCGCCGGTGTCGAGATTGAATTCGGAGGGCTCGCCAATGGTGGCAGCGTGGTGCTGCAGGCTGTCTATACCGACGGCGCCAGCGGCTACGGCAATTCAAACTGGACCGGCCGCATCACCGACGCGGTCTGGAACGGCACCACCACCGAGAAGACCAAGACCTTCAACATTTTCGGCGGTGTCCACCTCGGGGTCACCGACACGGTCGCGGTCAATGTCGAAGGCGGCTACCACACGGTCGATGCCGGCCTCGGCGCCTATAACTTCGATCAGTGGACGGCAACGGCGAATGCCGTCTGGAATCCGGTACCGGGCTTCGAAATCGGTCCGGAAATCCAGTACCGCGACATCGACTACAGCAATGCGTCGGGCCTGAGCGACAGTTCCGAACTCTATGGCACCTTCCGGCTGCAGCGCACTTTCTAGGCTGTAGTGACAAAGCCCCGGATATTCGCCCGGGGCATTTTTTGTCCGACACAAGAAACTCTAGCCGGCCCGTCTCCGCCAGACGGACACCACTTTTTCCCAGAGACCGTTCACCCACAGATCACCGTGATCGACACCGTCCAGGATGACAATCTCCTTCGGCTGCGACGCAAGACCGAAGAGACGCTTGCCGTGCTCAACCGGAATGACACGGTCCGCGGTGCCGTGCAGGATCAGGACGGGTGACCTGACCCTGGTGATCCGCTCGCGGGTCGGCATCGGGTCCTTCATCAGCAGCCCGACCGGCAGCCACGGGTATTTTTCATATGCCATGTCCACCAGCGCCGTGTAGGGGGCCTCCAGGACAAGCAGATCCGCTTCGGGGCGTTCCGCGGCAACGGCTGTCGCAACGCCGGTGCCGAGGCTTTCGCCGTGCAGGATGATCGGCGCCCCGTCCTGTGCGGCCCGGTCGTAATGTTCCAGCGCGTCGGAGACCAGCGCCGCCTCCGACGGACTGCCGCCGCTGCCCGCGTAACCGCGATAGCTCGGCGCGTAGAGACCGAAGCCACTGTCCAGGATCTGCTTGAACCGCTTCCAGCGCGCCGACACATTCCGGGAATTGCCGTGCAGATACAGCACCGTCGGCGCGCCGTCCTCTGCCGGCGCGGCCCGCCATACCGTGACGTCGGTGCCGTCAGCCATTGCGACTGTTTCAACATGGACCCCTTCCAGCCCCTTTTCCGCTGGCGTGGACAGGTCACCGGTCGGAAGGAAGACGAAGCTGCGCTGGTTGAGATACATGTAGCCGGCGGCCATGGCATAGGCGACGGCGACCACGACGAAGAGGTTCCTGGACAGTCTCAGCGCACGCGGCCCGACGCCGGTTCGCCGGTTCGTGCCCCCCTCAGTGCTGCCGGTTTGCACGTCGGCCATGCCTTGTCTCCTTCGAATGCTCCACAAGGTTACGCATTCCATGCGTTTCCCGATCAGGAGCGGCCTATTTGCGGCCGAACAGCTTCTCGATATCGGTCAGTTTCAGTTCCACCCAGGTCGGTCTTCCATGGTTGCACTGGCCCGAGAGCGGCGTTGCCTCCATGTCGCGCAACAGCGCATCCATTTCCTCCGGCCGCATGCGCCGTCCGGCGCGAACGGACCCGTGGCAGGCCATGGTGGCGGCGACATGGTCGAGCTTTTCCTTCAGGCCGTCGGCCGTGTCCCACTCGGCAAGCTCGTCGGCCAGGTTTTGCACCAGGCCCCTGATATCCATGTCGCCCAGAATGGCCGGCGTTTCGCGGACCGCGATCGCCCCCGGCCCGAACGCTTCCAGCGACAGACCGACCTGCTCCAGGTCCTCCGCACGCTCGGCAAGCCTTGCGGCGTCCTCTTCCGGCAGTTCGACGATTTCCGGAATCAGGAGAATCTGACGCGCAACCTCCTTCTTCGCCAGCGCTTCCTTCAGCCGCTCATAGACCAGGCGTTCATGGGCGGCATGCTGGTCAACGATGACGACGCCATCGCCGGTCTGGGCGATGATATAGGTCTCGTGCACCTGGGCTCTTGCGGCGCCGAGCGGCAGTCGGGTCTTTTCGGTCTCGACCGGCACGTCATGGGCGCGCGCATCCGCGGACGGTGCGGCGAAATCCGCGAAACCGTTTTGCGGATGAAGACCGGGTTGCGGTGCCTCGGCAAAACCCGCGGCAGGTGCCCCGGCCGTTTCCAGGGGCCGAAAGGCGTCCGGGCTCCAGCGCGCCGCCGCCGCCGCTTGCCCATAGCTTCCGCCGTATCCACCCTGTCCCGCCTGTCCGGCTGGTGCCGACGGTTGGGGCCCGCCGGAATAGCTGCCGCCAGAATAGCTGCCGCCGGATGTGCCTCGAAGGGCGTCGAGCGCCACGGCGGCATTCGAGGTCGATGACCGGTGTCCCGCCTGGACCAGGGCGTGCTTGATCGCGCCGACCAGCAGGCCGCGAACGAGCTGGGCATCGCGAAAGCGCACATCCGCCTTGGCCGGGTGCACATTGACATCCACCTGGGCCGGATCGAGATCGATGAACAGCACCACGACAGGGTGCCGGTCGCGCGCCAGAACATCGGCATAGGCGCCGCGCAGACCGGAGAGCAGCAGCTTGTCCTTCACCGGACGACCGTTGACGAAAAAGAACTGGTGCTGGGCATTGCCGCGGTGATGGGTCGGCAGGCCTGCGAAACCCGACAGGCGCACGCCCTCGCGCGCGGCGTCGATCTCCATCGCGTTGTCGACGAAGTCCTTGCCGAGGATCTGGGAAATTCTCGCGAGATGCGGATCGGATCCGCGGGCTGCCGGCCAGCTCTGCGGTTGCCGGTCGGCGCCGGAGAGCGAAAAGCCGATTTCCGGATAGGCCAGCGCGATGCGCTTGACGATCTCGGTGATGGCCGCCGCCTCGGCACGGTCCGACTTGAGGAATTTCAGGCGTGCGGGCGTTGCGAAGAACAGATCACGGACCTCGACCTGCGTGCCCCTGGTGCGCGCGGCCGGGACAGGCGGCTGTTCCCTGCCGCCTTCCACCGCGATTGCCCAGGCATGATCCTCGTCCTTGTGCCGCGTCTGGATCGCCAGCCGGGCGACCGAACCGATCGACGGCAGCGCCTCGCCGCGAAACCCGAGCGTGCGGATATCGAACAGGTCGTCGTCCGAGATCTTGGAGGTGCAATGGCGGCGGATGGCGAGTTTCAGATCGTCCTGGCGCATGCCGGCGCCATCGTCGGCGACACGCATCAGGGTCTTGCCGCCCGCGGCGGTGACAATATCCACCTGCGAGGCTCCGGCATCGACGGCATTTTCAACCAGTTCCTTGATGACACTGGCGGGCCGCTCGATCACTTCGCCGGCCGCGATCTGGTTGATCACCTGTTCGCCAAGTTGCCTGACTGCCATGAAACTTCCTTTGACGCATGCAGCTTTCGCAGCGCGGTATGTTCCTATATGGTCCGCGCCGAGTTTGTCTCGATTCTTTCGCACAGCCTACCAGACCCACCTTGATCCGAGTGACCCGACATGACCGTTTCTGCACCGCTTCTTGTTGACGGGCTCAATGCCCTTGCGCCTTCCTACAAGGGCATCCTGTGTGATGTCTGGGGCGTGCTTCATAACGGTGTATCGGCTTTTGAAGGTGCGCACAAAGCCCTGAAGGCCTATCGCGAGGACACCGGCGGCAAGGTGGTCCTGATCACCAACGCCCCGCGTCCGGCAAAACAGGTCGGGGAAATGCTGGCCGAACTCGGAGTGCCGGACGGCACCTATGACGACATTGTCACTTCCGGGGACGTCACACGCGCCGTGCTGCAGGCCGAAGGCAAAAAGACACTGCTTCATATCGGTCCCAATCGGGACCAGCCGCTTTATCACAATCTCGAAGCGACCTTCACCCTGAAGGACGACGAAGCCGAAGGCATCAGCTGCACGGGACTGACCGACGACGAGGTCGAGACTCCCGACGATTACCGTGAGCGGCTTGAAAAGCTGGCCGCCCGGGGGCTGAAGATGATCTGCGCCAACCCGGACATTGTCGTGGAACGCGGCGACCGGCTGATCTGGTGCGCCGGTGCCCTTGCCCGTCTCTACGAAGATCTCGGCGGCGAAGTCGTCATCCTGGGCAAGCCGCATGCGCCGATCTACACGGCAGCCATGGAACGGCTGGCCAAACTGGCCGGCACCGAGGTGGCCAAGGAGGACGTGCTGGCGATTGGTGACGGCCTGCCGACGGATATTCGCGGCGCCGTCTCACAGGACATCGACGTGCTGTTCATCACCGCCGGCATTCACGCATCCGATTTCGGCCCGAGCGACGCTCCGGACGAACACCTCATCCGCCGCCGCCTCTCGGAAGAAGGCCTGCGCGCCCGCGCAGCCCTGCCGCGCCTCTGGTGGTAAAGCTCCACGCGGGCAGGAACCTGTCTCGGGTGCTTGTGCCCGCAAATGTCCGGGCTGCCAGCAGACCCGCCTGGCCTCACGGCACAGGACTCTACTGACATCACGATCGCGGAAGCGGCGGTGACCGCCCCCGCAAAACAAAAGGGCCCTCCGCCGGAGAGCCCTTCGAAATCTTGTCTTTGATGCCGGGTCAGTCGAACAGCTTGTCGATATCCGCCTGCGCGTCACCGAGCATGGCGTCGATGTCGTCCTGGGAGACGCCTTCGCCGGCATGCTGCGGGCCGTGCAGGATCAGTTCGCGCTGGCGGCGCTCCTCGTCAGTCTCGTTAAGGGCAACCTCGAGATCTGCCGGGATGCGCAGGTGTTCGATGAAGGAACTCACGCGCTCGTCGATATAGCGGAGTGTCGCCACGACCTTCGAAATGCGCTGTCCGGTGATGTCCTGGAAGGTGCAGGCCTCGAAAATTCCGATCATCTTGTTGCTGACCAGCTCCTGATACGCTTCCGCGTCGCTGGTATCCGCACCCATGATCTCCTCGGCCGCTTCCATGATGGAGTTGGTGGCCTCTTCCGTGGCCTCGACGATGGCGTCGAGTTCCCGCCCGGCATCCGGAATCTTGTTGCCGGTCATGTCATTGGCGCGCAACTGGGAGATTTCCTCCTTCATGCGCGTGATTTCCTTGGCAATCAGGGTCAGTTCTTCCGTGACGGCCGGCTGAACGGTCGACAGGAAATCATGCATGGAACCGGACATGACCTCGGCGAGGTGCATCACATCCGTGAGCGATACCTCGCCCTGCCGGTTCTTGTTTTCTTGCAGAAAGTCGATGACGCGGGCAATGTTTTCCTGCTTCATATTTGCCACCAGGTCCGGCCTTTCCATATGAGGCGTCCTCCCAAGAGCGATCCCGGAAGGAACCGCTATTACGTCGCGGATGCACCAAGACAGACCCGGCCTGCCTGCCCGGCAAGACCGTGCCGTTCTCTTGACACCCGTCTGGCACCGGCGGAGAGGCGGCTCGACACCGCGGCCCCGCCAGGTGCAAGAAATCAGTCGGAGAAGACCGCCTCGA carries:
- a CDS encoding pseudouridine synthase — protein: MMTRNSSDRPGRGNGQGRDKRAADKRRSAPGDSRKPGGKRPGPKKTAPVPAAIRDGDDTGGRGERIAKVMARAGLCSRREAETWIENGRVQLNGKVLTTPAITVTADDKVLVDGEPLPMRERTRLWLYHKPRGLVTTNKDPEGRPTVFDRLPEDLPRVLTVGRLDINTEGLLLLTNDGGLARVLELPSTGWLRRYRVRAFGKVTQADLDGLKDGVAIEGVLYGAIEATLDKEQGDNVWMTVGLREGKNREVKRVLEHLGLTVNRLIRLSYGPFQLMDLPENNVREIRGRVLRDQLGDALAEEAGADFDAPIFHAPKQEPEKKTAGNKRGGRTGDKRDAAQGKWMTAREGKSETDRRKAAKADRSERKQERGKGPSKGPSKGPGQGPRKNNGPRQEKVSPRSRFRMTSSPKPRKDYGEERRSPPPRKIWGEDGLVEDKQQQSRTDRDKDDRRGPPRGGRGPRRGDRS
- a CDS encoding alpha/beta hydrolase produces the protein MADVQTGSTEGGTNRRTGVGPRALRLSRNLFVVVAVAYAMAAGYMYLNQRSFVFLPTGDLSTPAEKGLEGVHVETVAMADGTDVTVWRAAPAEDGAPTVLYLHGNSRNVSARWKRFKQILDSGFGLYAPSYRGYAGSGGSPSEAALVSDALEHYDRAAQDGAPIILHGESLGTGVATAVAAERPEADLLVLEAPYTALVDMAYEKYPWLPVGLLMKDPMPTRERITRVRSPVLILHGTADRVIPVEHGKRLFGLASQPKEIVILDGVDHGDLWVNGLWEKVVSVWRRRAG
- the mutL gene encoding DNA mismatch repair endonuclease MutL → MAVRQLGEQVINQIAAGEVIERPASVIKELVENAVDAGASQVDIVTAAGGKTLMRVADDGAGMRQDDLKLAIRRHCTSKISDDDLFDIRTLGFRGEALPSIGSVARLAIQTRHKDEDHAWAIAVEGGREQPPVPAARTRGTQVEVRDLFFATPARLKFLKSDRAEAAAITEIVKRIALAYPEIGFSLSGADRQPQSWPAARGSDPHLARISQILGKDFVDNAMEIDAAREGVRLSGFAGLPTHHRGNAQHQFFFVNGRPVKDKLLLSGLRGAYADVLARDRHPVVVLFIDLDPAQVDVNVHPAKADVRFRDAQLVRGLLVGAIKHALVQAGHRSSTSNAAVALDALRGTSGGSYSGGSYSGGPQPSAPAGQAGQGGYGGSYGQAAAAARWSPDAFRPLETAGAPAAGFAEAPQPGLHPQNGFADFAAPSADARAHDVPVETEKTRLPLGAARAQVHETYIIAQTGDGVVIVDQHAAHERLVYERLKEALAKKEVARQILLIPEIVELPEEDAARLAERAEDLEQVGLSLEAFGPGAIAVRETPAILGDMDIRGLVQNLADELAEWDTADGLKEKLDHVAATMACHGSVRAGRRMRPEEMDALLRDMEATPLSGQCNHGRPTWVELKLTDIEKLFGRK
- a CDS encoding porin, coding for MTRLAVLGAFAGLLAAANPAHSADLPVAPEPVDYVRICDAYGARFYYIPGTETCLRVGGRVRTEFRFRNFGEAENAWGDRDTDGYQWRSRGYLYLDAYTETELGTLRAFIETYMTVTNGNETSTLDKAYIQWGGLLAGRNGSNFDFFTGYAFGAQISSYSDQKTNQLAYTLPFGDGYSATVAVEDQAERTTNIGLNGGTLAYGGTRMPDFVAALGLNQRWGEVQIMGALHQVYPNATYNGITGSSEDTLGWAVGAGVEIEFGGLANGGSVVLQAVYTDGASGYGNSNWTGRITDAVWNGTTTEKTKTFNIFGGVHLGVTDTVAVNVEGGYHTVDAGLGAYNFDQWTATANAVWNPVPGFEIGPEIQYRDIDYSNASGLSDSSELYGTFRLQRTF
- a CDS encoding nucleoside deaminase; translation: MSAPETQSRQTTFMDLAIEEAERAAERGEVPVGAVLVRDGQVLARDGNRTLELNDPTAHAEIQVIRAACSALGSQRLPDCDLYVTLEPCPMCAGAISFARIRRLYYGADDEKGGAVDNGPRFFSQPTCHHAPDVYSGVNASGAAQLLKSFFQSRR